A stretch of Macadamia integrifolia cultivar HAES 741 chromosome 7, SCU_Mint_v3, whole genome shotgun sequence DNA encodes these proteins:
- the LOC122083098 gene encoding putative transcription factor bHLH041, whose amino-acid sequence MDSVFFLDEEARARFLRSLVQSVGCTHVCLWFNYPPSSNYLIFMDGLYNDQSDLARRHFDDYRQYPYSIENGYVPGLAFKEGLPYLELKEQELLSRVSTETQRQFYQEAKIKAAAFMRCRSGEIEIGYSVPTEQNYMEMEMKRWFPDDFYLQTQSQQGELPRPPEQNRPSSSSSSLISLSMGSPSSEYSSLLFNNIPSTSNLPPVSLKEAPPIDKPTRPISVGIIQPQQQQQTMQPYHRLLLPPFQNPGKDIDAAMTRAILAVISSPSTSSSSAYHQTQENPSLNYQVRPQTSAFKSYSPSLAPKAQTKASLSRQNMLKRAISFLANMRLKKLQEHMQGIRPNPTSTQLTHMISERKRREKLNESFQALRSLLPPGLKKDKASVLSSTRDYLDSLKAEILELKQKNQQLQLQRLSPAREAGEEVSDSTCSSTQRVDIQVIQAAESTSSGGQRIELRVSVRGDCNMLDLVIRILEFLKKVDMELVSVEANLQLQQTIPLNRVFIRLNTKGSEWDESAFQEAIARIVADVTR is encoded by the exons ATGGACTCAGTCTTCTTCCTGGATGAAGAAGCTCGTGCCCGCTTTCTCCGAAGCTTAGTTCAATCGGTTGGCTGCACCCACGTTTGCTTGTGGTTCAATTACCCCCCTTCTTCCAA CTACTTAATCTTCATGGATGGGCTTTACAATGACCAAAGCGACCTTGCACGGAGACACTTCGATGATTATCGCCAATATCCATACAGCATCGAGAATGG CTATGTTCCTGGACTTGCTTTCAAGGAAGGTCTTCCCTATTTAGAACTCAAGGAACAGGAGCTTCTGAGCAGAGTTTCAACTGAAACCCAACGCCAATTCTATCAG GAAGCCAAGATTAAG GCTGCAGCATTTATGAGATGCAGAAGTGGTGAGATTGAAATAGGCTATTCCGTCCCAACTGag CAAAATTACATGGAAATGGAGATGAAAAGGTGGTTTCCTGATGACTTCTATCTTCAGACTCAATCTCAACAAGGAGAGCTCCCCCGTCCACCGGAACAGAACAGgccttcctcatcttcatcctcaTTGATATCACTGTCTATGGGTAGTCCCTCTTCAGAGTattcatctcttctcttcaaCAATATCCCCAGCACTTCTAACCTTCCACCTGTATCCCTGAAGGAAGCACCACCCATTGACAAACCAACAAGGCCCATCTCAGTAGGCATAATCCAGCCACAGCAGCAACAGCAAACCATGCAACCCTACCACAggcttcttctccctcctttccAAAACCCTGGAAAGGATATTGATGCAGCCATGACAAGAGCCATTCTTGCTGTTATATCTTCCccttcaacttcttcttcttcagcttATCATCAAACCCAAGAAAATCCATCTCTCAATTACCAAGTAAGACCTCAAACAAGTGCTTTCAAGTCTTACTCTCCATCACTAGCCCCCAAAGCCCAAACAAAAGCTTCTCTCAGTAGACAAAATATGCTGAAGCGTGCAATTTCCTTCCTTGCCAATATGAGATTGAAGAAGCTTCAAGAACATATGCAAGGAATTCGCCCCAACCCAACTAGCACACAATTAACCCATATGATATCAGAGCGTAAGAGGCGAGAGAAGCTCAATGAAAGTTTCCAGGCACTTAGATCATTACTACCTCCAGGTTTGAAG AAAGACAAGGCATCGGTGCTCTCTAGCACTAGGGATTACTTGGACTCTTTGAAAGCTGAGATTTTAGAGCTGAAACAGAAGAACCAGCAATTGCAGTTGCAGAGGCTTTCACCTGCAAGAGAAGCTGGGGAAGAAGTCAGTGATTCTACTTGTTCAAGCACTCAAAGAGTGGATATTCAGGTTATCCAAGCTGCCGAGTCCACATCATCAGGAGGGCAAAGGATAGAGCTCAGAGTGAGTGTGAGGGGAGACTGTAATATGCTGGATTTGGTCATTCGCATACTCGAATTTCTAAAGAAGGTGGACATGGAATTGGTGTCAGTGGAAGCAAACTTACAACTGCAGCAGACGATTCCACTCAACCGAGTTTTTATAAGATTAAATACTAAG